The following proteins are co-located in the Vigna unguiculata cultivar IT97K-499-35 chromosome 9, ASM411807v1, whole genome shotgun sequence genome:
- the LOC114196134 gene encoding F-box only protein 13-like, whose translation MECNYQCGQSVASLKRKSREDENDILFNTFSLDDLNEDLFERILSWLPTSTFFRLNSVCKRWKSVADSASFKLACSHIPSRDPWFLMVAPNLNQSVIFDSAESAWKRLNHPPLLQEECNQNCMPVAASGGLICHRKLSGNFIVSNPVTGSCTELPPIRAPQHQPLNAIVMSTACKDQLSFKIVLVFGELPNLLFKVYDSRSGCWDAEIALRRKTEDSSMEHDSTDDNVVYFLSKAGIVVASNMQRSPSKQYSSVITNKDGQDIVYFVSSSGNVVACNLTCKCFSEYPRLLPVFSEYSIDVVECNGEMVVVLLSEFLESATLRVWKYDEANRGWHQIAAMPAADSHVWYGKKADINCVGAGNQILICLNSSDLCTYILCDLETNKWVELPKCCINGEVIDFMSAFSFEPRIEASL comes from the coding sequence ATGGAATGTAATTATCAGTGTGGCCAGAGTGTTGCAAGCTTGAAGAGAAAGTCGCGAGAAGATGAAAACGATATACTCTTCAACACCTTTTCTCTGGATGACCTTAATGAGGATCTCTTTGAAAGGATACTTTCATGGCTTCCAACTTCCACATTCTTTCGCCTGAATTCTGTGTGCAAAAGATGGAAATCGGTTGCTGATTCTGCAAGTTTCAAGCTTGCCTGCTCTCACATTCCCTCGAGGGATCCTTGGTTTTTAATGGTTGCGCCCAACCTTAATCAATCTGTTATCTTTGATTCTGCTGAGAGCGCTTGGAAGAGACTAAACCACCCACCTCTTCTGCAAGAAGAATGTAACCAAAATTGCATGCCGGTTGCAGCCTCTGGTGGCTTGATTTGCCACCGGAAATTATCAGGAAACTTCATTGTGAGCAACCCCGTGACAGGATCTTGTACAGAACTTCCCCCAATTCGTGCCCCGCAGCATCAACCTCTCAATGCCATTGTGATGAGCACAGCTTGCAAAGACCAACTTTCCTTCAAAATTGTCTTAGTCTTTGGTGAACTTCCAAATCTCTTGTTCAAAGTCTACGATTCAAGATCTGGCTGTTGGGATGCTGAGATTGCTCTGAGGAGAAAGACAGAAGACAGTTCAATGGAACATGATTCTACTGATGACAACGTTGTGTACTTCCTCAGCAAAGCTGGAATTGTTGTGGCAAGCAACATGCAGAGAAGCCCCTCTAAGCAATATTCATCGGTTATTACCAACAAAGATGGCCAAGACATTGTGTACTTTGTTAGCTCCTCAGGGAACGTGGTAGCTTGCAATTTGACATGCAAGTGCTTCTCTGAGTATCCTAGGTTGTTACCTGTTTTTAGTGAGTATTCCATTGATGTTGTAGAGTGCAATGGGGAGATGGTAGTTGTTTTGTTATCAGAATTCTTGGAGAGTGCAACTCTTAGAGTGTGGAAATATGATGAGGCTAATAGAGGGTGGCATCAGATTGCGGCAATGCCTGCAGCAGATTCTCATGTGTGGTATGGAAAGAAAGCAGACATCAATTGTGTTGGAGCTGGAAACCAAATACTGATATGCTTGAACTCCTCTGATCTATGCACTTATATTCTGTGTGATTTGGAAACCAATAAATGGGTTGAATTGCCAAAATGTTGCATAAATGGAGAAGTCATAGACTTTATGTCTGCATTTTCATTCGAGCCTCGGATAGAGGCTTCTCTATGA
- the LOC114164435 gene encoding uncharacterized protein LOC114164435, whose product MELDKLSKLEQPPLPSAYIRSLVKQLTTSGTKGSMNTKDQSFVVNGGVSHGHNSKHGKVAHARRAQQSMQPQQHKKQVRRRLHTSRPYQERLLNMAEARREIVTALKFHRAAMKEASEQKQQQQQQTQEQQRRPSVSLQPSQCLTFDQDGKFKSRRNPRIYPACTSYSCLSQPPSSVPNSYTWPAASPITPPHLLTENPNFILPNQTLGLNLNFQDFNNLDATFLFNNSSSSSNSSATSSSPEELPSLGISQAEGLYSMGDTVESNAATQVNGGLHTAMDDEGMAEIRSLGEQYQMEWNDTMNLVKSACWFKFLKNIEHRAPEAKNEDDAYHIFDQLLEFPAWLNANESCLEQCSVDYFQDSSLPRMDIGDFDTMDDDWLA is encoded by the exons ATGGAATTAGATAAGCTCAGTAAACTTGAACAACCTCCTCTCCCTAGCGCATACATCCGTAGCCTAGTTAAACAACTAACTACCTCTGGAACAAAAGGCTCCATGAATACGAAAGACCAAAGTTTTGTTGTGAACGGTGGTGTTTCCCATGGTCATAATTCAAAACATGGGAAAGTTGCACATGCTCGTCGGGCACAGCAATCCATGCAACCTcaacaacataaaaaacaagTTAGGAGGAGACTCCACACTAGTAGGCCTTATCAAGAAAGGCTTTTGAACATGGCAGAGGCTCGGAGGGAGATTGTCACTGCCTTGAAATTTCACAGGGCAGCTATGAAAGAAGCAAGTGAACAGAAGCAGCAACAACAGCAACAGACCCAAGAACAGCAGAGAAGGCCATCAGTATCCCTCCAGCCCTCCCAGTGTCTAACTTTTGACCAAGATGGAAAATTTAAGTCCAGGCGAAATCCCAGAATTTATCCTGCATGCACATCCTATTCATGCTTATCCCAACCTCCTTCTTCGGTTCCAAATTCTTACACCTGGCCTGCTGCTTCCCCAATCACTCCACCACACCTTTTGACTGAAAACCCCAATTTCATACTTCCAAATCAGACTTTGGGATTGAATCTCAACTTTCAAGATTTCAACAACTTAGATGCTACCTTTCTCTTCAATAACTCGTCATCATCCTCTAACTCATCTGCAACCTCGTCTTCTCCAGAGGAACTTCCTTCCCTTGGAATATCCCAGGCAGAGGGGTTATATTCAATGGGGGATACTGTTGAATCCAATGCTGCAACACAGGTAAATGGAGGCTTACACACAGCCATGGACGATGAGGGTATGGCAGAGATCAGATCGTTGGGAGAGCAATATCAAATGGAATGGAATGACACCATGAATTTGGTCAAATCAGCTTGTTGGTTCAAGTTCTTGAAAAACATAGAACATAGGGCACCTGAAGCCAAGAACGAAGATGATGCATACCATATTTTTGACCAACTTTTGGAGTTTCCAGCTTGGTTGAATGCAAACGAGAGCTGCTTAGAGCAGTGCTCGGTGGATTATTTTCAGGATTCTTCCTTGCCTCG CATGGATATTGGAGATTTTGACACTATGGATGACGATTGGTTAGCGTGA
- the LOC114195840 gene encoding 3-ketoacyl-CoA synthase 10 → MANERDLFSAEIVNRGIESSGPNAGSLTFSVRVRRRLPDFLQSVNLKYVKLGYHYLINHGIYLLTIPVLLVVFSAEVGSLSKEDLWKKLWEDARYDLATVLASFGVFVFTLSVYFMSRPRPIYLIDFACFKPDDELKVSREELMEVARKSGKFDEESLQFQKRMLMSSGIGDETYIPKAVVASSENTATMKEGRAEASMVMFGALDELFEKTRVRPKDVGVLVVNCSIFNPTPSLSAMIINHYKMRGNILSYNLGGMGCSAGVIAVDLAKDILQANPNNYAVVVSTEMVGYNWYQGKDRSMLIPNCFFRMGCSAVLLSNRRRDYSRAKYRLEHIVRTHKGADDRSFRCVYQEEDEQKLKGLKISKDLIEIGGDALKTNITTLGPLVLPFSEQLLFFGTLVWRHLFGSKTDGTSPSMKKPYIPDYKLAFEHFCVHAASKTILDELQRNLELSDKNMEASRMTLHRFGNTSSSSIWYELAYMEAKESVRRGDRVWQLAFGSGFKCNSVVWRAMRRVTNPSRNPWLDCINRYPATLN, encoded by the exons ATGGCGAATGAACGTGATCTGTTCTCGGCGGAGATTGTGAACCGTGGGATTGAGTCTTCTGGGCCGAACGCTGGGTCCTTGACCTTCTCCGTTAGGGTTCGGAGGCGTTTACCGGATTTTCTTCAGTCGGTGAACCTGAAGTACGTGAAATTAGGTTACCATTATCTGATAAACCATGGCATATACCTTTTGACCATACCCGTTCTTCTGGTGGTGTTCAGTGCTGAGGTTGGAAGCCTCAGCAAAGAAGACCTTTGGAAGAAGCTTTGGGAAGATGCGCGTTACGACCTTGCCACGGTTCTTGCTTCCTTTGGGGTCTTCGTCTTCACTTTGTCTGTTTACTTCATGTCACGCCCCCGACCCATTTACCTCATTGATTTTGCATGCTTTAAACCAGACGATGAACTCAAG GTGTCAAGGGAGGAGTTGATGGAAGTAGCAAGAAAATCAGGGAAGTTCGACGAAGAGAGTCTTCAGTTTCAAAAGAGGATGTTAATGTCCTCAGGCATCGGAGATGAAACCTACATCCCCAAAGCCGTCGTGGCCTCCTCCGAGAACACCGCCACCATGAAGGAGGGTCGTGCGGAGGCCTCCATGGTGATGTTCGGAGCCCTGGACGAGCTCTTCGAGAAAACCCGGGTCCGCCCCAAGGACGTCGGCGTTCTGGTTGTCAACTGCAGCATCTTCAACCCCACGCCGTCGCTGTCTGCCATGATCATCAACCACTACAAGATGCGGGGGAACATCCTCAGCTACAACCTCGGAGGAATGGGGTGCAGTGCTGGGGTCATAGCCGTCGACTTGGCTAAGGATATTCTGCAAGCAAACCCTAATAACTACGCGGTGGTCGTCAGCACCGAGATGGTCGGCTACAACTGGTACCAGGGAAAGGACAGGTCCATGCTCATCCCCAACTGTTTCTTCCGCATGGGTTGCTCCGCCGTCTTGCTCTCCAACCGCCGCCGCGACTACAGCCGCGCCAAGTACCGTCTCGAGCATATTGTTCGAACACATAAGGGTGCCGATGACCGTAGCTTCAG GTGTGTGTACCAAGAAGAAGATGAGCAGAAGCTGAAGGGACTAAAGATCAGCAAAGACTTGATTGAGATTGGTGGTGATGCTCTAAAGACGAACATCACCACACTAGGACCCTTGGTGCTACCCTTTTCTGAGCAGCTTCTGTTCTTCGGGACCCTTGTGTGGAGGCACCTATTCGGGAGCAAAACCGATGGAACTTCACCATCAATGAAGAAGCCATACATTCCTGACTACAAACTGGCTTTTGAGCACTTCTGTGTGCATGCTGCAAGCAAGACCATTCTTGACGAGCTCCAGAGGAACTTGGAGCTCAGCGACAAGAACATGGAAGCTTCTAGAATGACACTGCACCGCTTTGGAAACACCTCTAGCAGCAGCATTTGGTATGAGTTGGCTTACATGGAAGCAAAAGAGAGTGTGAGAAGAGGAGACCGTGTTTGGCAACTTGCTTTTGGGTCAGGCTTCAAGTGCAACAGTGTGGTGTGGCGTGCCATGCGTAGGGTCACCAACCCTTCAAGGAACCCTTGGCTTGACTGCATCAACAGATACCCTGCAACTCTCAACTGA